Genomic DNA from Paenibacillus borealis:
CTCATCCTTGATGAACTCGTTGCATTTGATGAAATAAGCATTCTTGAGCCGTACCTCATTGCCGGGGAACAGGCGGAAATACTTATTCGGCGGATTCTCCATGAAGTCATCGCGTTCAATATAGATTTCACGGGAGAACGGAATCTGGCGGTTGCCCATCTCCGGGTTCTCCACATTGTTCTCAATTTCGAAATACTCGGTTTCGCCTTCAGGATAATTCGTAATAACTACCTTCAGCGGCCGCAATACAGCCATGGTCCGGGGTACCGTCAGCTTGAGGTCTTCACGGATGAAATGCTCTAGCATCTGCAGGTCCACCAGCCCCTGGCTCTTGGAAATGCCGGTCTCATGTACGAAGCTGCGGATCGCTTCCGGGGTATAGCCGCGGCGGCGCAGTCCCGAAATGGTCGGCATGCGGGGATCATCCCAGCCGTCTACATGGCCTTCATCAACCAGCAGCTTCAGCTTGCGCTTACTGGTAACGGTCTGGGCCAGATTGAGGCGTCCGAATTCATATTGATGCGGTGCAGCCGGCATCTCACATTCTGCTACAACCCAATCATAGAACGGGCGCTGATCCTCGAACTCCAGCGAGCAGAGGGAATGGGTAACGTGCTCAATAGCATCTTCGAGCGGATGCGCGAAGGTATACATCGGATAAATGCACCATTCATCGCCTGTGTTGTGATGATGGGAGTGCGAGATGCGGTAAATAACCGGGTCGCGCAAATTGATATTCGGTGAGGACATATCGATCTTAGCGCGAAGCACCTTCTCGCCGTCCTTGAATTCACCTGCCCGCATGCGGTGGAACAAGTCCAGGTTCTCATCGATACCCCGTTCACGGTAAGGACTGTTCTGTCCCGGTTCCGTCAGCGTTCCCCGGAATTCACGGATCTGCTCTGCCGTGAGATCATCGACATAAGCTTTGCCCTTCTTGATCAGCAGCTCGGCCCGTTCATACATCTCCCCGAAATAATCCGAGGCGAAACGCAGCTCTTCCCATTCGTATCCGAGCCACTTCACATCTTCCTGAATGGAGTTCACATATTCCGTGTCTTCCTTGACCGGATTGGTATCATCGAATCTCAAATGGGTCTTGCCGCCGAATTCATCAGCCAGTGTAAAGTTAATCCAGATCGCCTTGGCATGTCCGATATGTAAATAACCGTTCGGCTCCGGCGGAAAGCGGGTGACCACTTCCTTAACCTTGCCTGAGCGGAGATCTTCGGTAATGACGTTCTTAATGAAATTGGAGGGTGTACCCTGGTTCTCCACAATGATCAACCTTTCGTTCTGTAATATTACTACTTCCTTGTATCAACATGTTTCCTATTAATATACCCGTTAAGCAGGGAATGTTCAATAAAAGTTAAGCAGAGACGGCATTCCTGTCCCTGATGTACCAAGTGTCCGTTCCGGTGAAACTAAGGGCGCCCGAAGGCCTCACAGTGATAAAACTGCACCTTTGACTTCCCTCCCGGCGATAGAGTAGCATGTGAAATATAAGATTACTGACTAGAGGAGGGTACCCATGAAACCGATCAAACTGCCCAAAGAGCAGCGGGAATTGATCACTGAGAATATCCGCGCCTACTTCGAAGCTGAACGCGGGGAAACGATTGGCCACCTGGCAGCAGATAACCTGCTGGAGTTCTTCCTGAACGAGCTTGGGCCGGCTGTCTACAACAGTGCACTAAGTGACTGCCGGACGCTGGCCTCACAGCGCATGCAGGCTCTGGAGGAAGATATCTACGCTCTGGAGTGGAAAAAACGCTAGGGCAGAAGCTTATACCTTACGCCTTAAAGGGGGCAGCCGCATGTTTAATTATGTCATTGATGAAGAGCTGAAGCTGAAGCTGCTCATGCCGGAGCATGCCCGCCATATGTTCGCCCTGGTGGAGCGCTCACGCCACCGGCTCAGGCAGTGGCTGCCTTGGGTGGACGGCGTAGCCGAGCAGGCCCACCTGAACACTTTCATTAAGAACGCCGTGAAGCAGGGCAGCGACAACGGCGGTTTCACGGCCGGACTGTGGGTCCGGGAGGAGCTCGCCGGGATCATCGGATATCACGAGATTGACTGGCATAACCGCTCGGTCGGTATCGGTTACTGGCTTGGTGAGGGCTATGAAGGCAACGGCTACATGACCAGCGCCTGCCGGGTATTCGTGGACTATGCCCTGCTGGAGCTGGAGCTGAACCGTGTCGAGATCCGCTGCGCCACGGGTAATACGGCAAGCAGGGCTATTCCCGAGCGGCTCGGATTTATCTTCGAAGGGGTGATCCGCGAGGCGGAGAAGCTGCCCGCAGGTTATGTGAACCACGCTGTCTACGGACTGCTGCGCAGCGAATGGAAGCTGCTGGGTTGACAGCAAGCAGCATCAGGCATCACGTTATTATGCACAATTATAAGCAGCATAAGCCAGAACCCCCGGAGGCGTAACATAAGCCCCGGGGGTTCTGGCGTACCGTCTTCCATGCTATTACTCCGTCCTAGTTCTCCGCAGCCGTAAGCCATCCCCTGAATTTCTCCCGGATCCCTGCCGTGAGGCTGTCCAGCCCGGCCAGCTCCGCTAGTCCGGTCTTATCCTTACGCCCGTGTTCCATCGAGTACAGCACCTGCTTAACAGGGTAACTGCCTGTTCCGCTCTCCTGCTTAACAATCCGGTCACCGGCCGCAATCTTCCCTTCACGCAGTACGCGGAAATAGAATCCGCTGTAACCGGTGGACAGTACCCGGGCAGGCATATCCGCCGGCCCGTGCTTCTGCGAGAGCTTGAAGCATGGGAAACGCGGCTGGCTTACCTGCAGCAGTGCTGTGCCAATTTCATAGACATCGCCGATACACACCTCAGTCTCCAGCAGTCCGCTTACCGTGATATTCTCACCGAATGCGGAGTAATCCAGCTTCCGGCCGAGCAGCTCTTCCCAGTAAGCATAATGTTCAACCGGATAGACGCAGACGGCCTTGTCGGGGCCCCCGTGATTTACAAGATCCGCTTGCCCGTCCCCGTCAAACCCTTCAGCATGAAGCTGGAGCGGACCGGAAACCGGCAGCTTGTAGATTCCCGTTTCCAGCGGTTTACCGCGGTAATCGACCGTCTTCGGCTTGCCTACATTAAGCGAGATGACTTCCATCTTCATTCCCTCCATTTAGCATGCAGCTCATGAATACCTCATCTACATATCGTCCGCCCAGATAGAACTCCTCCCGCAGCCGGCCTTCCTCCTCGAATCCGCATTTGCGGTAGAATAAGAGTGCCGGTGTATTGCAGGAGAGCACACGCAGGCGCAGCTTACGGATTCCATTCTCTGCGGCATGATGCTTGATCTCAGCGATCAGCCGGCTGCCTACACCCAAGCGCTGGAAGCGCGGATGTACGGCAATATTAACCTCGCATACATGGCGGTTGCTCTCCATCCCGCTGGGACAGCCGAAGCCGACATACCCGCATAGTTCCCCGTCCTGCAAGGCTACAAGCTGGGAGCCTGGCGGCGCATGCAGCAGATAGTCCTCCCGGGAGCGCCACATCAGCGGACCCGGTGTCGTATTCTCTGTCCAGATCATATTATCGAGAATGATCAGTTCACGGGCATCCCTGATTTCAGAGGGACGGATGGTGAAAGCTGAATCTCTGTTTAGTTGTTGCATAGCATTTACACCCCTTGCCTTACTAAGCAGATAATAAAAGGATTAGTTACAGTGTGACCGTTTATGCAGTGTTGCGCCGGGTTCCCGCGGCTGAACGGTTAATGTAGGCATGGACGGCGAAGAATCCCACAGACAGAACCGCCATTCCGCAGGCCAGCCAGCCTGTCGGGGCAAGACCGCCTCTGTCGAATTGGATTCCCATCAGGTAGGGGCCGATGACCCGGCCGACCGCGCCGATACCGCCGCTAAGCCCGAGGTAGAAGGGTGCACTGTGCTGGGCATGCTCCGAAATGAAGGATGGCATGGCCGGAGAGATCAGCATCTCCCCCAGTGTAGCCAGCACCATGGCCAGCAGCATGCCCGGATAGCTCGGCATGAACAGAATAACAGCATACCCGCCCAGATAGAATACTGCGCTGGCCGTCATCTGCGAAGAAGGCGTCTCCGCGAACCAGCGCTTGATCAGACTGACCAGCGGCTGTGCGGCGAAGATCAGCACGCCATTCAGCGTCCAGAGGAAGCCGTATAACTGCTTCGACCAGCCTTCGGAAATAATAAACGGCGAGACTCCGGTATTCCAGATCGAGTTGCCGATCAGCAGAAACATCGAACCGATAGCCATGTACAGATAAATCCGCGTATGCCCCAGCAGCTTCCAGCCGGAAGCTTCCCCCTGCGGATGTTTTTTCTGTGCCTTTTCATGAGGCGGCGCCGTACCCACCTTGCGCAGATAGACAAAGAAGAATCCGGCAAATACCGCAGAAGTCACACCGTTCAGCACAAAGCTCAGCATATAATTGCCCAGGAATCCGCTCAGTGCGGTTCCCAGTGCTACCCCGATATTGTTCGAGACATAGATGATATTGAACAGCTCTCCGCGCTGCTCCGCGAACCGGAAGCCGATAAAAGCCTGGATAGCCGGTAGAGACAGGGAGTTGAACAAACCCATCAGGCCCATGACTATAATGAATATACTCCAGCTGCCGCTTGCCCATGGAAGAGCAAACAGGGTCAGCGCGTTCATGGCCAGTGCTCCAACAATCAGACGGTTCACCCCTACCTTGTGGTACAAAGATCCGCCCAGCAATTGGCCGGCAATACCTCCAAGGGACTGCACGAGCAGAACGATTCCCGCATCTTTCATACTGCGTCCCAGCTCATCAAATACATACATCGTGACCAGCGGCCACATCAGCGCGCTGCCGGTTGCATTAATGAGACTGGCAATCAAGAATACTTTGACTTCCTTCGGATAGGCCTGCAAAAATCTCATAACTTGTCTTTCATCCCCTGTAACATAGGTGTCATCAATCCATCCAGTATCATCTGAAAACAGGAGGAAGGGCAAGTTCTTGCGTTAACGCTTTATCGCATAACATCAATGAATTCACTGCTTCGTATTTTCAAATAACTTCCCGCCTGCAGTGCTATTAATATTCTATAACCGCAGCTTCTGCACGTAAAGAAAATAGGTGGAAAATGAACTGATTCGTTCCCCGCAAGCCCGGGTAATAGTGCATATGAAACACTCCCTATTTATTCGCCGTGAATCCGATTTCGTTCCCCCGAGTCGGATATGCACGGCGAATTTTGTTCTGTCTTGAAGTTATTACAGGGCAGAGTCCGGGTTAACAAAAAAACACTTCCTGTCCCTCTACTATTCCCAAAAAACGGGATGTCGAGAAGCCAGGAAGTGCTTGGGCCAAACTATTGAACACGCCGGACATCACCGGCTGAATATAATTTAAGCGTGTTTCTTCACACCAGCAGCGGAGATTCCTTCAACGGATGCTACAGCTGCCGGCTCCTTACGCAGGTAGGCCATCCAATAAGCCGCAGCGACGAAGATAGCGCCGCCCGTAAGATTGCCCAGCCATACCGGAGCAAAGTTGGCGAAATACTGTGCCCAGGTGAAATGCCCTTCGAAGATGGCTGCAGGGATAAGGAACATGTTAGCTACAACGTGCTGGAAGCCGATGGCGACAAACGCCATAGTCGGGAACCAGATACCGAGGATTTTGCCGCTGAAATTATCTGCCCCATAAGAGAGCCATACCGCCAGCGCAACGAGCCAGTTACAGCCGATCCCGGAAATGAAGGCCTGCAGGAAGGTCGCATCAATCTTGTGCTCAGCCATACTTACCAGCTTCTCCAGATACACACCGTCCGACGTAAGGCCAACGACGTGACCGAAGAAATAAGCAACGAACAAGGCACCTGCCAGGTTGCTGAGGGTAATCAGCACCAGGTTCTTAATGACTTCCCAGAACGAAATCTTCTTCGCCATAAAAGCAAGCGGCACCGCCATCATGTTGCCTGTCAGCAGCTCGCCTCCGGCAAGCAGTACCAGTACCAGGCCGACCGGGAATACTGCAGCTCCGATGAAGTTAGCAATGGACCCCCACTCGGCAGGCGCACCCGCAATGACACGAATATCCAGCAAAAATCCGAGCGCGATAAACGCTCCTCCCAGGAAACCGAGAATAAGTACAGTGCTGAGCGGATTGTGCGCTTTCTTGACTCCGTTCTCTACCGTAACCTCGGCGATCCCTTGCGGTTTGTTATAAGCCATGATTCCTATCCCCTTCTAATTACTTAAAATTTGTTCCTTTATGCCATTGTAACGTGATCACAATCACATTAACGTGATAAAAATCACTCTCAGAAAAACCAAGTGAAAGTTTTCACTGACATGTCAAATTTACCACAAAAGCTTTGACTGCGGAATATTTTTCTCATGCGGAGCCGGAATTGATGGCTAAAACCACAAAAAAAGGGCCCTTAACGGGCCCCGGCGAAATCGGACGGGATTAGACGTGTACAGGTTCTTTAACTGTCTTAGGCAGCGCCTGAAGTCCCGCAGTGTTCAGGAAATTCCAAGGCTTGTTGTAGTGCGGCTGGAAGAAGAAATCAATAAAGGCCAGCTGGTCCACGGTCATTTTATTCTGAATACATACTGATACGGTATTGATCGACTGCGTCAGATCCATCTTGGACATAATCTGCGCCCCGAGAATGCGGCGGGTCGCACGTTCGAATACTACTTTTACCTGAACCTGCTCGAATGTCGGCATAAACTCCGGACGGTAGTTGTCAATCAGCATTACACTTTCAGCATCCATACCTTCGGCTTTGGCGGCATCCTCGGTAAGTCCGGTTCCGGCAATATTGTCTTCATAAATCTTAATGCCCGATGTTCCCTGCGTGCCCATGTAAGGAATCGTGTTCGAGACCAGATTACGGGCTACAAGCGTACCCATGCGTACGGCGTTCGTGGCGAGCGGAATGTAGGCATGTTTGCCGGTCGGATTGTAATGAATGGCACAGCTGTCACCAGCTGCGTAGACATCTGGCAGGCTGGTCTGCATATAATCGTTGACCATAATCGCACCGTTCGGAAGCATATCGACCTGGCCTTTAAGCAGCTCTGTATTCGGACGGAAGCCGATGCAGAGAATCACCAGATCGGTCTCATGTTCTCCCTTGCTTGTGATAACCTTAGTGACTTTGCCGTTCTCACCGGCGAATGCTGCGACCTTCTCACCAAGCGCAAGCCTGATGCCATGCTCTTCAAGCGATTGTTGAATCGGAGCGGTGAATTCTTCATCGAGATATTTACTCAGAATACGTTCTTCACCATCGATCAGTGTTACTTCCTTGCCGTTCATCTGAAAAGCTTCAACCAGCTCAACACCGATATATCCGGCTCCGACCACCGTAATTCTTTTCACCTTCTGCGCTTGTTCAATAATGGTGTTGGAGTGATTATAATTCTTCGAAAGCAGGATCCCCTCGAGCTCTATACCTTCCAGCTTAGGCACAATCGGCCATGAGCCTGTTGTCATAATCAGCTTGTCGTACGTATCTTCAAATTCCTCGCCTGTAGTCAGATTGCGGGCCTTCAATGTTCGGCGGGCGGTATCCACATTCGTCACTTCATGGCGCATCTTCGT
This window encodes:
- a CDS encoding glutamine--tRNA ligase/YqeY domain fusion protein, with product MENQGTPSNFIKNVITEDLRSGKVKEVVTRFPPEPNGYLHIGHAKAIWINFTLADEFGGKTHLRFDDTNPVKEDTEYVNSIQEDVKWLGYEWEELRFASDYFGEMYERAELLIKKGKAYVDDLTAEQIREFRGTLTEPGQNSPYRERGIDENLDLFHRMRAGEFKDGEKVLRAKIDMSSPNINLRDPVIYRISHSHHHNTGDEWCIYPMYTFAHPLEDAIEHVTHSLCSLEFEDQRPFYDWVVAECEMPAAPHQYEFGRLNLAQTVTSKRKLKLLVDEGHVDGWDDPRMPTISGLRRRGYTPEAIRSFVHETGISKSQGLVDLQMLEHFIREDLKLTVPRTMAVLRPLKVVITNYPEGETEYFEIENNVENPEMGNRQIPFSREIYIERDDFMENPPNKYFRLFPGNEVRLKNAYFIKCNEFIKDENGEVVELHCTYDPETKSGSGFTGRKVKGTLHWVDASQAVPAEFRLYEPLISAEEAETEAEIEGLEASEGKPEPTFLDQLNPKSIEIIQGFVEPGLKDSVPQDKFQFFRHGYFNVDSKYSSPEHLVFNLVVSLKSSFQPKQG
- a CDS encoding DUF2164 domain-containing protein; the protein is MKPIKLPKEQRELITENIRAYFEAERGETIGHLAADNLLEFFLNELGPAVYNSALSDCRTLASQRMQALEEDIYALEWKKR
- a CDS encoding GNAT family N-acetyltransferase, with product MFNYVIDEELKLKLLMPEHARHMFALVERSRHRLRQWLPWVDGVAEQAHLNTFIKNAVKQGSDNGGFTAGLWVREELAGIIGYHEIDWHNRSVGIGYWLGEGYEGNGYMTSACRVFVDYALLELELNRVEIRCATGNTASRAIPERLGFIFEGVIREAEKLPAGYVNHAVYGLLRSEWKLLG
- a CDS encoding MOSC domain-containing protein is translated as MKMEVISLNVGKPKTVDYRGKPLETGIYKLPVSGPLQLHAEGFDGDGQADLVNHGGPDKAVCVYPVEHYAYWEELLGRKLDYSAFGENITVSGLLETEVCIGDVYEIGTALLQVSQPRFPCFKLSQKHGPADMPARVLSTGYSGFYFRVLREGKIAAGDRIVKQESGTGSYPVKQVLYSMEHGRKDKTGLAELAGLDSLTAGIREKFRGWLTAAEN
- a CDS encoding GNAT family N-acetyltransferase, coding for MQQLNRDSAFTIRPSEIRDARELIILDNMIWTENTTPGPLMWRSREDYLLHAPPGSQLVALQDGELCGYVGFGCPSGMESNRHVCEVNIAVHPRFQRLGVGSRLIAEIKHHAAENGIRKLRLRVLSCNTPALLFYRKCGFEEEGRLREEFYLGGRYVDEVFMSCMLNGGNEDGSHLA
- a CDS encoding MFS transporter is translated as MRFLQAYPKEVKVFLIASLINATGSALMWPLVTMYVFDELGRSMKDAGIVLLVQSLGGIAGQLLGGSLYHKVGVNRLIVGALAMNALTLFALPWASGSWSIFIIVMGLMGLFNSLSLPAIQAFIGFRFAEQRGELFNIIYVSNNIGVALGTALSGFLGNYMLSFVLNGVTSAVFAGFFFVYLRKVGTAPPHEKAQKKHPQGEASGWKLLGHTRIYLYMAIGSMFLLIGNSIWNTGVSPFIISEGWSKQLYGFLWTLNGVLIFAAQPLVSLIKRWFAETPSSQMTASAVFYLGGYAVILFMPSYPGMLLAMVLATLGEMLISPAMPSFISEHAQHSAPFYLGLSGGIGAVGRVIGPYLMGIQFDRGGLAPTGWLACGMAVLSVGFFAVHAYINRSAAGTRRNTA
- a CDS encoding formate/nitrite transporter family protein is translated as MAYNKPQGIAEVTVENGVKKAHNPLSTVLILGFLGGAFIALGFLLDIRVIAGAPAEWGSIANFIGAAVFPVGLVLVLLAGGELLTGNMMAVPLAFMAKKISFWEVIKNLVLITLSNLAGALFVAYFFGHVVGLTSDGVYLEKLVSMAEHKIDATFLQAFISGIGCNWLVALAVWLSYGADNFSGKILGIWFPTMAFVAIGFQHVVANMFLIPAAIFEGHFTWAQYFANFAPVWLGNLTGGAIFVAAAYWMAYLRKEPAAVASVEGISAAGVKKHA
- a CDS encoding FAD-dependent oxidoreductase, giving the protein MKVAVIGCTHAGTAAIVNTAQLYPDAQITVYERNDNISFLSCGIALYVGGVVKDPQGLFYSSPEQLAALGVQTKMRHEVTNVDTARRTLKARNLTTGEEFEDTYDKLIMTTGSWPIVPKLEGIELEGILLSKNYNHSNTIIEQAQKVKRITVVGAGYIGVELVEAFQMNGKEVTLIDGEERILSKYLDEEFTAPIQQSLEEHGIRLALGEKVAAFAGENGKVTKVITSKGEHETDLVILCIGFRPNTELLKGQVDMLPNGAIMVNDYMQTSLPDVYAAGDSCAIHYNPTGKHAYIPLATNAVRMGTLVARNLVSNTIPYMGTQGTSGIKIYEDNIAGTGLTEDAAKAEGMDAESVMLIDNYRPEFMPTFEQVQVKVVFERATRRILGAQIMSKMDLTQSINTVSVCIQNKMTVDQLAFIDFFFQPHYNKPWNFLNTAGLQALPKTVKEPVHV